In a genomic window of Candidatus Hydrogenedentota bacterium:
- a CDS encoding prepilin-type N-terminal cleavage/methylation domain-containing protein, giving the protein MSKKSGFTLIELMIVVAIIAIIAAIAIPNLLR; this is encoded by the coding sequence ATGTCAAAGAAGTCCGGTTTCACGTTGATCGAGTTGATGATTGTGGTCGCCATTATCGCGATCATCGCGGCTATCGCCATTCCCAACCTGCTCCG